From one Candidatus Aminicenantes bacterium genomic stretch:
- a CDS encoding type II/IV secretion system protein translates to MNPTVDLKDARIDYDLLSIFPPEFLIAQLIFPLQDDGEAIQIAMADPNNLEKVALVENFVRKAVVPMPADRDEIERLLKRSDTFTQALKQRTQTFFQKRSTREAEEETLSIEQVSEEDDSVIQLLNNIVFSAVNKKASDIHLESQAGSVVVKFRIDGILHQVMEPLDPLYHMPLLTRLKVISELDIAERRVPQDGRFRLKFKHKTIDFRVSIMPGIYGENAVIRILDREMITENIGELKLSQLGFSDSLLEMVLYYITQPYGMFLVTGPTGSGKTTTLYAALNQIKKPEDKIITIEDPVEYQISGITQIPVNEKKGLTFARGLRSILRHDPDKIMVGEIRDPETAQIAIQSALTGHLVFTTVHANNVFDVLGRFIHMGVDSYSFVSSLNCIVAQRLVRVLCPECRRRVRLTEKDLQFNRIDAESFPRQVFEAGGCPECGGLGYSGRTAIGEILELTDDIKEMILQKKPTSEIKRVAMSQGMLPIRLNGLEKVKSGGTSLDELNRVTIKEWL, encoded by the coding sequence ATGAACCCGACCGTTGATTTGAAAGACGCCCGCATCGACTACGATTTGTTGTCGATCTTTCCACCCGAATTTCTGATTGCCCAGTTGATTTTCCCTTTGCAGGACGACGGCGAAGCCATTCAGATCGCCATGGCGGATCCGAATAACCTGGAAAAAGTGGCCCTGGTGGAGAATTTTGTCCGCAAGGCTGTTGTGCCGATGCCGGCGGACCGGGATGAGATCGAGCGATTGCTCAAACGCAGTGATACATTTACCCAGGCGCTCAAACAAAGAACACAGACGTTCTTTCAAAAACGTTCCACCCGCGAAGCAGAGGAAGAAACCCTCAGTATTGAGCAGGTGAGCGAAGAGGACGACTCGGTCATTCAACTACTCAACAACATCGTATTTTCCGCGGTCAACAAGAAAGCCTCGGATATCCACCTGGAAAGCCAGGCGGGATCCGTTGTGGTGAAATTTCGCATTGACGGCATTCTGCATCAAGTTATGGAACCGCTGGATCCGCTCTATCACATGCCCCTGTTGACCCGCTTAAAAGTAATCTCAGAGTTGGATATCGCGGAGCGGCGGGTTCCCCAGGACGGTCGCTTTCGCTTGAAATTCAAGCACAAGACCATCGATTTCCGGGTTTCCATTATGCCGGGTATCTACGGAGAGAATGCGGTGATCCGCATCCTCGACCGGGAGATGATCACAGAGAATATCGGAGAATTAAAGCTGAGCCAGTTGGGGTTTTCCGATTCCCTGTTGGAGATGGTTTTGTACTATATCACCCAACCCTACGGCATGTTTCTTGTGACCGGCCCCACGGGTAGCGGTAAGACCACAACCCTGTACGCGGCGCTCAACCAGATCAAAAAGCCGGAAGATAAAATCATCACCATTGAGGATCCCGTGGAATACCAGATATCGGGAATTACACAGATCCCGGTAAACGAGAAAAAAGGGTTGACTTTCGCGCGCGGACTGCGGTCCATTCTGCGTCATGATCCCGACAAGATCATGGTTGGAGAGATCCGTGATCCCGAAACCGCCCAGATTGCCATCCAGTCTGCACTTACCGGGCATCTGGTGTTTACCACGGTTCACGCCAACAACGTATTCGATGTGTTGGGACGATTCATCCACATGGGGGTGGACAGCTATAGTTTTGTCTCTTCCCTCAATTGCATCGTGGCCCAGCGCCTGGTGCGGGTGCTTTGTCCCGAATGCCGCCGGCGTGTCCGCCTGACAGAGAAAGACTTGCAATTCAACCGCATTGACGCGGAATCTTTCCCGCGTCAGGTGTTCGAAGCCGGTGGATGTCCGGAATGCGGCGGTTTGGGATACTCGGGACGCACCGCCATCGGCGAGATCCTGGAACTGACCGATGATATCAAGGAGATGATTCTGCAGAAAAAACCCACGTCGGAGATCAAGAGAGTGGCCATGTCCCAGGGCATGTTACCCATCCGTTTAAACGGCCTGGAAAAGGTGAAAAGCGGCGGAACATCCCTGGATGAACTCAATCGGGTAACCATAAAGGAATGGTTGTAG
- a CDS encoding type II secretion system F family protein produces the protein MPYFRCRFCNVAGRVSQRVVFAAGRRELEALYRGDGDEKIISAQRLFGMNRSLRNLFSRRIRYGEFLLFNQKLAVLLRAGSSFIRALEVILEGMRKGPLREVVTRALSDVRNGVQISDALNNSQLPYVRIYRASLLAGEGSGNLDSMLRQFNTYLERINTLRRKTVSSLTYPAILFVLMILMVGAVMVFVIPRFSEFYGNFEAEMPGISLFFIQSSRFLKANAPIILAGLAAMVLALRLAEKLNPELAVTDRIKLRAPFAGGIIRERAFSVFSRTLSILIAGGVTVPDAAEVAVTGISNRWLYLRMRNVPEEIRSGRLLSEVLAGVPDIPSITVELVRVGDSSGNLPEVLDQNSEFLEASIDMKVASVISLIEPVVIVILGLVIAFMLLSIYLPIFNTVQVVR, from the coding sequence ATGCCCTATTTTCGCTGTCGTTTTTGTAACGTAGCCGGCAGGGTTTCACAAAGGGTTGTGTTCGCCGCCGGCCGCCGTGAATTGGAAGCCTTATACCGGGGCGATGGGGACGAAAAGATCATCTCGGCCCAACGCCTGTTCGGCATGAACCGGTCGTTGCGCAATCTGTTCTCAAGGCGCATCCGTTATGGCGAGTTTCTCTTGTTCAACCAGAAACTGGCCGTGTTGCTGCGTGCCGGCTCTTCATTTATCCGGGCGCTGGAAGTCATTCTGGAAGGCATGCGCAAAGGACCGCTCAGAGAAGTGGTCACCCGGGCCCTGAGTGACGTGCGCAACGGGGTGCAGATTTCCGATGCCCTAAACAACAGCCAACTTCCATATGTGCGTATTTACCGTGCGTCCCTGCTCGCGGGTGAGGGCAGCGGCAACCTGGACAGCATGTTGCGGCAGTTCAACACGTACCTGGAGCGAATCAACACGTTGCGACGCAAAACCGTCAGCAGCCTGACCTACCCGGCGATTCTGTTTGTGCTCATGATTCTCATGGTGGGCGCCGTGATGGTTTTCGTGATCCCGCGTTTTTCCGAATTCTACGGCAACTTTGAAGCAGAAATGCCGGGAATCAGTTTGTTTTTCATTCAATCCTCGCGATTTCTCAAGGCAAACGCCCCGATCATCCTTGCCGGTTTGGCGGCCATGGTACTGGCGCTGCGCCTGGCGGAAAAGCTCAACCCCGAGTTGGCCGTTACCGACCGCATCAAGCTCCGCGCCCCCTTTGCAGGCGGGATTATTCGTGAGCGTGCTTTTTCAGTTTTCTCGCGGACGTTGTCGATCCTGATTGCCGGCGGTGTTACGGTCCCGGATGCCGCAGAAGTCGCGGTCACCGGCATTTCAAACCGTTGGCTTTACCTGCGCATGCGCAATGTACCGGAAGAGATTCGCAGCGGGCGATTGTTGTCTGAAGTGCTGGCCGGGGTGCCGGATATCCCATCCATTACGGTCGAATTGGTGCGGGTAGGCGATTCTTCCGGCAACCTGCCGGAAGTTCTGGATCAGAACAGTGAATTCCTGGAGGCCTCCATTGACATGAAGGTGGCATCCGTCATATCCTTAATTGAACCGGTGGTGATTGTGATACTGGGCCTGGTGATCGCGTTTATGCTGTTGTCGATTTACCTTCCCATTTTCAATACCGTTCAGGTGGTGCGATGA
- a CDS encoding serine--tRNA ligase: MLDLNYVRQNLEQVKKKITSKKVDFDSETFQAVDEKRRRLITHAEALKGKRKAISRQIGILRRDKKDTTELEQHSVALGREVEALDEQLGEVEREFNELWLNLPNLPDDSVPLGRDATDNRVVRQWGEKPAFDFEARPHWELGSDIGRLDFPRAAKIAGARFAVYFGNLARLERTLIQFMLDMHTREHGYTEVLPPFLANSDSLTGTGNLPKFKTDLFKVEGQDFYLIPTAEVPLTNLHRDEALTNADLPLKYVAYTPCFRSEAGSYGKDMRGIIRNHQFNKVELLKFAAPTRSAAELESLTMDAERVLQRLNLHYRVVLLCTGDMSFSSAKTYDIEVWMPARNDYMEISSCSNFHDFQARRARIRLLDEKGRKTFPHTLNGSGLAVGRTVAAIMENFQTTDGGVRIPPILEPFFPGQARLV, translated from the coding sequence ATGCTGGATTTGAATTATGTGCGCCAAAACCTTGAGCAGGTAAAGAAAAAGATCACTTCCAAGAAAGTCGATTTCGATAGCGAAACATTTCAGGCAGTGGATGAAAAGCGGCGGCGCCTGATTACGCATGCGGAAGCGCTGAAGGGCAAGAGAAAAGCCATCTCCAGACAGATTGGTATACTGCGTCGCGACAAAAAAGATACAACTGAACTGGAACAGCACAGTGTCGCCCTGGGACGGGAAGTAGAGGCGTTGGACGAGCAGCTCGGAGAGGTGGAGAGAGAGTTCAATGAACTGTGGCTGAACCTTCCCAACCTGCCGGACGATTCCGTTCCCTTGGGACGTGACGCCACCGATAACCGGGTGGTCCGGCAATGGGGCGAAAAGCCCGCTTTTGATTTTGAGGCGCGGCCGCATTGGGAATTGGGTAGTGATATCGGACGGCTGGATTTTCCCCGTGCCGCCAAGATCGCCGGTGCCCGCTTCGCGGTCTACTTCGGTAACCTTGCCCGCCTGGAGCGGACGCTGATCCAGTTTATGCTTGACATGCATACCCGCGAGCACGGTTACACGGAAGTGTTGCCGCCTTTTTTGGCCAACTCGGACAGCTTGACGGGTACGGGGAATCTACCCAAATTCAAGACAGACCTGTTCAAAGTTGAGGGCCAGGATTTTTACCTGATCCCAACCGCCGAGGTTCCCCTGACCAACCTGCATCGCGATGAGGCCTTGACCAACGCCGATTTGCCGCTGAAATACGTGGCGTATACACCGTGTTTCCGCAGCGAGGCGGGATCCTACGGCAAGGATATGCGCGGCATTATCCGCAATCACCAGTTCAACAAAGTGGAGTTGCTTAAGTTTGCGGCCCCGACGCGTTCCGCAGCTGAGTTGGAGTCCTTGACCATGGATGCGGAACGCGTCCTGCAAAGACTGAACCTGCATTATCGCGTGGTGCTGTTGTGTACGGGTGATATGTCTTTTTCGTCAGCCAAGACGTATGATATCGAGGTTTGGATGCCGGCACGCAATGATTACATGGAAATCTCTTCCTGTTCCAATTTCCATGATTTCCAAGCCCGCCGGGCCAGAATCCGGCTTCTGGATGAAAAAGGCCGGAAAACTTTTCCACACACCCTTAATGGATCCGGTCTTGCCGTCGGGCGCACAGTAGCCGCCATTATGGAAAATTTCCAGACCACTGACGGCGGAGTGCGGATTCCCCCGATACTGGAGCCGTTCTTTCCCGGGCAGGCCAGGTTGGTGTAG
- a CDS encoding sigma-54-dependent Fis family transcriptional regulator encodes MNGKATILIVEDDNALRDSLRRILMRRNYSIEESPTLKQAMSTVKTTIYELILLDLTLPDGNGTSLLNQIREEDRNRVIVISGTRNLDMAIQAMKMGVYDFLVKPIDREILLATIQKALNVNRQLAGYRELRGSLRDFSSFDRIQFRSRLMRQVIHKAREAAESDRTILIQGETGTGKELLAYAIHNASPRQHRPIIPVNCAAIPEHLAESELFGFEQGAFTGADSSYSGRFRLADKGTIFLDEIGELPQSIQSKLLRVLESGEVISLKSRRMDRLDVRVIAASNRSLKQMVDTGLFREDLFYRVEQIRLIIPPLRKRPEDIKLLADGFLRSAALTYNKEVVRLSHEAQAYMTAYHWPGNVRELKNTVFEIVTFIDGTEIQPRHLPTKILDRSTAGNGPVKTLKQIEEEHIQQVLESTGFNISRAAKLLGISRPSLYRKISAFNLKR; translated from the coding sequence ATGAACGGCAAGGCAACCATCTTGATTGTAGAGGATGACAACGCCCTGCGGGACTCCCTGCGGCGCATCCTCATGCGCCGAAATTACAGTATTGAGGAGTCTCCCACCCTGAAACAGGCGATGTCCACGGTGAAAACAACCATTTACGAGCTAATACTCCTGGATCTGACTTTACCGGACGGCAACGGCACCTCCCTGTTGAACCAAATCCGCGAAGAAGACCGCAATCGCGTAATTGTCATCTCGGGTACCCGCAACCTGGATATGGCGATCCAGGCCATGAAAATGGGCGTATACGATTTCCTGGTAAAACCGATTGACCGGGAAATCCTGTTGGCCACCATCCAGAAGGCGCTGAACGTCAATCGCCAGTTGGCGGGCTATCGGGAATTGCGTGGTTCTCTGCGTGATTTTTCCAGTTTTGACCGCATTCAGTTCCGCAGTCGTTTAATGCGCCAAGTGATACACAAGGCCCGGGAAGCCGCGGAATCCGATCGCACCATATTGATCCAGGGCGAAACCGGCACGGGGAAAGAACTCCTGGCTTACGCCATTCACAATGCGTCTCCCCGTCAGCATCGACCCATTATTCCCGTTAACTGTGCCGCGATCCCTGAGCATCTGGCCGAATCAGAGTTGTTTGGATTTGAGCAGGGAGCTTTTACAGGTGCCGATTCCAGTTATTCCGGACGGTTTCGTTTGGCGGATAAGGGAACCATTTTTCTGGACGAAATCGGAGAACTACCCCAATCCATTCAGTCCAAATTGTTACGCGTACTTGAGTCCGGCGAAGTCATCTCCCTGAAAAGCCGCCGCATGGACCGGCTGGATGTCCGCGTAATTGCGGCTTCGAACCGCAGTCTCAAACAAATGGTTGATACCGGACTGTTTCGTGAGGATCTCTTCTACCGGGTGGAACAGATCCGCCTAATCATTCCGCCTTTGCGCAAACGCCCGGAAGATATCAAGCTGCTTGCCGATGGTTTTCTGCGCAGCGCGGCTCTCACCTACAACAAGGAAGTGGTGCGTTTGTCCCACGAAGCACAAGCGTATATGACAGCCTACCACTGGCCTGGAAATGTCCGCGAACTGAAAAACACGGTATTTGAAATCGTGACATTTATCGACGGCACCGAAATTCAACCCAGACACCTGCCCACCAAGATCCTGGACCGCTCAACCGCGGGGAACGGACCGGTCAAGACCTTGAAGCAGATTGAAGAAGAACACATCCAACAGGTACTTGAATCCACGGGATTCAACATCAGCCGTGCGGCCAAGCTGTTGGGAATTTCCCGACCCTCTCTCTACCGAAAAATCAGCGCATTCAACCTGAAGCGTTGA
- a CDS encoding ABC transporter permease — translation MIREFLCFESGRVLGDRRIVGVGLLILLITTFLVVSGYRNHAAFQLEKEAFVNYERQRIPQYVNYAQYAALGFRVLFEPSPLAVFTESGRLLASVESKVDMSELVQIYNVHKGRQLFTVKGYFSDVFGFLFVIGTLIMVYSGAATFSSRSAIVLRMQFLGYSRVFWGVLLSRFTVLSALFCIPIASLCALALWGSIAFSPAEIRHLLAAGLLLWVVLAFFFILGFMLKGVFRFSKNTLLWSFLIWFALVFLVPELVAEYVYVRSQRLPSNDSLNFQKLRVVLENEARAVEHVRNMSQKKDVDMKAVVRKQVHFFMKNIHLLNRNIELDMTRRVSSLIRQYERVSLLIPSQFFLFVNREISGLGYRGYLDFKQHVMHLQERFMRFFFQQHYFHKAEKVKSFVRPGESVYQSPSYLTTMFGWGVCLILLYMIMMCAWSQRRYHRLAKEP, via the coding sequence ATGATCCGGGAATTCCTCTGTTTTGAAAGCGGCCGCGTGTTGGGTGACCGTCGCATTGTCGGGGTTGGCTTGCTCATTCTCTTGATTACCACTTTCCTGGTGGTTAGCGGCTATCGCAACCATGCCGCGTTTCAATTAGAGAAAGAGGCGTTTGTCAATTATGAACGACAACGGATTCCCCAATATGTCAACTACGCCCAGTACGCGGCCCTTGGATTCCGTGTGCTCTTTGAACCATCGCCGCTGGCTGTTTTCACCGAAAGCGGCAGATTGCTGGCCAGCGTGGAAAGCAAGGTGGACATGAGCGAATTGGTCCAAATTTACAACGTGCACAAAGGGCGCCAGCTTTTCACGGTCAAAGGCTATTTCAGCGATGTGTTCGGCTTTCTGTTTGTCATCGGCACCTTGATCATGGTCTATAGCGGAGCGGCGACTTTTTCCAGTCGCTCCGCCATTGTCCTGCGCATGCAGTTTCTGGGTTATTCACGCGTGTTCTGGGGAGTTCTTTTAAGTCGTTTTACTGTTTTATCCGCACTTTTTTGTATTCCCATTGCAAGCCTTTGCGCTCTGGCCCTCTGGGGAAGCATCGCTTTTTCTCCGGCCGAGATCCGTCATCTGCTGGCCGCTGGGTTGTTGTTGTGGGTGGTACTGGCTTTTTTTTTCATCCTGGGGTTTATGCTTAAAGGGGTCTTCCGGTTCAGCAAAAACACCCTGTTATGGAGCTTTTTGATTTGGTTCGCGCTGGTGTTCCTGGTTCCGGAATTGGTTGCCGAGTACGTTTACGTCCGGTCGCAACGTTTGCCGTCCAACGACTCGTTGAACTTCCAGAAGCTGCGGGTTGTATTGGAAAACGAGGCCCGGGCGGTGGAACATGTACGCAATATGAGCCAGAAAAAGGATGTCGACATGAAAGCGGTGGTTCGAAAGCAAGTCCATTTCTTTATGAAAAACATTCATCTACTGAATCGCAATATCGAACTTGATATGACACGGCGGGTTTCCAGCCTGATCCGGCAATACGAACGCGTCTCTCTATTGATCCCATCCCAGTTTTTCCTATTCGTCAATCGTGAGATATCGGGATTGGGATATCGCGGATACCTTGATTTCAAACAGCATGTCATGCATCTTCAGGAGCGTTTTATGCGCTTCTTTTTTCAGCAACACTACTTTCACAAAGCGGAAAAAGTGAAATCCTTTGTTCGTCCGGGAGAGAGCGTTTACCAGTCACCCAGTTACTTGACCACCATGTTCGGGTGGGGGGTATGCCTGATCCTGTTGTACATGATCATGATGTGCGCCTGGTCTCAGCGGCGTTACCATCGCCTGGCGAAAGAACCATGA
- a CDS encoding DUF3606 domain-containing protein: MKHWRDAWWFLNQGKKANVQPYQVFPMPHHRLEPFMLSLDEVINAAQMVAGKEVVMVKHEAGRETVIKGKDRQGALLVNVSEKRELAYCARAIRIGEDELLKIVKTVGPSIQAILREAILKEIRDRGFLAEGR; encoded by the coding sequence ATGAAACACTGGAGAGATGCTTGGTGGTTCTTGAATCAGGGCAAAAAAGCGAATGTCCAGCCCTATCAAGTGTTTCCAATGCCCCATCATAGGTTGGAACCGTTCATGCTGAGCTTAGATGAAGTCATTAATGCGGCACAGATGGTGGCGGGCAAAGAGGTCGTTATGGTGAAACACGAGGCGGGGCGGGAAACGGTCATTAAAGGGAAGGACCGGCAGGGCGCGTTGCTCGTGAACGTAAGTGAGAAACGTGAATTGGCTTACTGTGCCAGGGCCATCCGAATTGGCGAGGATGAACTCCTAAAGATTGTAAAAACGGTTGGGCCATCTATACAGGCGATATTGCGGGAGGCCATCCTGAAAGAGATCCGGGACCGTGGGTTCTTAGCGGAGGGGAGGTAG
- a CDS encoding sigma-54-dependent Fis family transcriptional regulator, translating into MWARKTLAVSRKFPFPPFRALVESPFQTYCQANFRVFGFGMQIARLIVRGRMQNRLERAGCGPRRDGGNGSDPLARIVGCSPAIQQLKRRIQRFGRVDFSLLIVGESGTGKELVARAVHELSRCASNLFVAVNCAALPETLMEAELFGHSRGAFTGAARERRGLIESARGGTLFLDEIGDLSIPLQAKLLRVLQEGEIRRLGENEPRTVDVRLVSATHQDLPCMIRRGAFRKDLFYRIQDLQVRVPPLRERLEDIPLLTRHLLKRLGLNHIDEQAFNSFMSHLYRQDWPGNVRQLEARIKRLVTFYPNFEEDGYKISCSVPGLKEQRNAFERSIVLRTLQQFRWSRGRAAASLRISRTHLFNLMHKHGLMQENEAPPM; encoded by the coding sequence ATGTGGGCAAGAAAAACTCTGGCTGTTTCCAGGAAGTTTCCGTTTCCCCCATTTCGCGCTCTTGTGGAATCTCCATTCCAGACGTATTGCCAAGCCAATTTCCGGGTTTTTGGTTTTGGTATGCAGATTGCTCGCCTGATTGTGAGGGGAAGGATGCAGAATCGATTGGAAAGGGCCGGATGCGGACCCCGCCGGGACGGTGGCAATGGATCGGATCCGCTGGCGCGGATTGTGGGTTGTTCCCCGGCGATCCAGCAGTTGAAACGCCGCATTCAGCGTTTCGGCCGGGTTGATTTCTCATTGTTGATTGTCGGCGAGAGTGGCACCGGCAAAGAGTTGGTCGCACGGGCTGTTCACGAGTTGAGCCGGTGTGCATCCAACCTTTTCGTGGCGGTAAACTGTGCGGCCCTGCCCGAAACTCTAATGGAGGCTGAATTATTCGGCCATTCGCGGGGAGCCTTTACGGGCGCCGCGCGAGAGCGCCGGGGACTGATCGAATCCGCCCGCGGCGGCACTCTGTTTCTGGATGAGATCGGCGACCTGTCCATTCCTTTGCAGGCCAAACTGCTGCGGGTGTTGCAGGAGGGAGAGATCCGCCGCCTGGGTGAAAATGAGCCTCGCACTGTTGATGTTCGCCTGGTATCGGCCACCCACCAGGATCTTCCCTGCATGATCCGCCGGGGTGCTTTTCGAAAGGACCTGTTCTATCGCATTCAGGACCTGCAGGTTCGGGTTCCCCCTTTGCGGGAACGTCTGGAAGATATCCCCTTGCTGACGCGGCATTTGCTGAAGCGGCTGGGCTTGAACCACATCGACGAGCAGGCGTTTAACAGCTTTATGTCCCATCTTTACAGACAAGATTGGCCCGGAAATGTGCGCCAGTTGGAGGCCCGCATCAAGCGCTTGGTTACGTTTTATCCCAATTTTGAAGAAGATGGATACAAAATCAGTTGTTCTGTTCCGGGCCTGAAGGAACAACGCAACGCATTTGAGCGCTCCATTGTGTTGCGCACATTGCAGCAATTCCGCTGGAGCCGGGGCCGGGCCGCAGCCAGCCTGCGCATCAGTCGCACCCATTTGTTTAACCTGATGCACAAGCATGGCCTCATGCAAGAGAACGAAGCACCGCCCATGTAA
- a CDS encoding MFS transporter: MLRTPQYYMILLTFVFGAGAGLMSIGLMKLFPMVALTARGMDLASASAVAGTAMAVFFSLANGLGRIVWGAICEKLGVRASMTTMMAAQGIMVLAFPLMAGSKILLYAGAAMIGFNFGRNFALLPMITAETFGTRSVGQNYGWVFLAYGIGGIAGPIMGGKLGDLGNFPFAFSICGILCLLAAVIISRVRPPVRTEMTSA, translated from the coding sequence ATGCTGCGCACCCCCCAATACTACATGATCCTGTTGACCTTTGTGTTCGGGGCCGGGGCGGGTCTGATGAGCATTGGTTTGATGAAGCTCTTTCCCATGGTGGCCCTCACCGCCCGGGGTATGGATCTGGCCTCGGCAAGCGCCGTCGCCGGTACCGCCATGGCGGTTTTTTTCTCTCTGGCCAACGGCCTGGGACGTATCGTTTGGGGCGCCATCTGTGAAAAACTGGGGGTCAGGGCTTCCATGACCACCATGATGGCCGCCCAGGGCATCATGGTCCTGGCCTTCCCGCTCATGGCCGGCAGCAAAATACTGTTGTATGCGGGAGCGGCCATGATCGGATTCAACTTCGGTAGGAATTTTGCACTGCTCCCCATGATTACCGCTGAAACCTTCGGCACCCGCTCGGTGGGACAGAACTACGGGTGGGTTTTCCTGGCCTACGGCATCGGCGGAATCGCCGGTCCCATTATGGGCGGGAAACTCGGCGACCTGGGCAACTTCCCCTTCGCCTTCAGCATTTGCGGTATTCTCTGCCTGCTGGCGGCGGTTATCATTTCCCGGGTGCGACCGCCTGTACGCACAGAGATGACGAGCGCTTGA